CCGAGAGCCCCTTGCCCTTTACGGCGCGAAAACCGTCCCTGTCCGTCTCGTCGTCGCCCACATAGAGCGGGAAGGTGCCGCTAAAGCCGTCTCTCTGCATGATCCACTCCACGACCCTCCCCTTGTTCCAGCTAACGGGCGGGCGGAGCTCAAAAACCTTCTTCCCCTCGGTAAGCTTCACAAGGCCCTTTTCAACCGAAGGCGCCGCAAGCTCCCTCAGCGCGGCCTTGAAGGCCTTCACCTCTTTTATGTCCAGCAGCCTGTAGTGGACGCTCAGGGTAGCCCCCTTGTCCTCGACGATAACTCCCTTGAACTTCTTTACGAGCCCGTTAAACGCGGCAAGGAGCTTTTTCAGTTCCGCGCCTACGTCCCTGCCGGCGTCGAAGACCATCGTAAACCCCGTCGACCACACCTCCATGCCGTGGTTCGCGGCGTAGACGAGTCCGCCAATCGGCACCCGCTCCCTTATGTCCTCAAGCCCCCTCCCGGTTATAACGGCCGTCGGGTAGAGCCGC
The DNA window shown above is from Thermodesulfobacteriota bacterium and carries:
- the otsB gene encoding trehalose-phosphatase translates to MKRHLLKNIERVKELAGSKRISLFLDYDGTLTPIVARPEVATLSFQVKEILRKLVRLYPTAVITGRGLEDIRERVPIGGLVYAANHGMEVWSTGFTMVFDAGRDVGAELKKLLAAFNGLVKKFKGVIVEDKGATLSVHYRLLDIKEVKAFKAALRELAAPSVEKGLVKLTEGKKVFELRPPVSWNKGRVVEWIMQRDGFSGTFPLYVGDDETDRDGFRAVKGKGLSVFVGGMDDEADFYLNSQDEVRPFLEWLRGR